In Natranaerobius trueperi, a single window of DNA contains:
- a CDS encoding DUF2325 domain-containing protein produces MTVLIVGGDKVDKIKNYLKQEIGATKVKHVTGRKERSMKLPADLDLVIIMTDFINHNLCKNLKCQAKNNM; encoded by the coding sequence ATGACGGTTTTAATTGTAGGTGGCGATAAGGTAGACAAAATTAAGAATTATTTGAAACAAGAAATTGGTGCAACCAAAGTAAAACATGTAACCGGCAGAAAAGAACGCTCTATGAAACTACCAGCCGATCTAGATTTAGTTATAATTATGACAGACTTTATTAACCATAACTTGTGTAAAAACTTAAAATGCCAAGCAAAAAACAATATGTGA
- the helD gene encoding RNA polymerase recycling motor HelD produces MSIGNHPDYKEELQYLKGTINYIDQFINSIKKKQQESKEDMKEAYEVLDFLDSSQSYITILVNARYLDKSSETINKVTKARDKPYFSRIDFKDDRDEQPTSYYIGKLSLFKDDNEPLIIDWRSPVASLYYDGRIGEVSYEAEEGTITGNLSLKRQYTIEDGELQDFFDVDITTNDELLQASLRDTRDDKLKDIVSTIQREQNKIIRADLTKPLIVQGAAGSGKTTIALHRIAYLIYTYEKSFDPNNFMIIAPNNLFLDYISDVLPELGVEDARQTTFTDFCLDLLNLQGKVTVTELNEKLSIILEEKDVGLLRWSSFFKGSFKFKGLIDNYLKDVKENMLPKEDILLEEYTLMSQDELTNAFYNEYNYLPIHKRFDQIKKKLSSRAKQKKELIIESVKEEYEKIISKARKEEGSEKAVSLMDERDEKIERIKAGAKKVSQNFSKNIKKQNAFNHYKKILKDKELLKKYSEEEIEDKKAEYMAETAKKSFKKKELESEDLAPLLYLKAQLEGFKETIESSNVIIDEAQDFNLFEFYVLKHVLKTDNFTLLGDISQGVHGYRGISNWEEVNKTIFSNEATSLTLKQSYRTTVEIMELSNNVLKKGVGNESILAEPVVRHGEKPIVNVVTQKDNLIDGLKKKILELQEQGYASIAIIGKTLTECKKIHELLDMKDITLLSGKEAEYQGGVVIVPSYAAKGLEFDAVTIVSLDEAFYETELDAKLLYVAMTRAIHNLSTFTMMDQLTSYFDD; encoded by the coding sequence TTGTCCATAGGAAACCATCCAGACTATAAAGAAGAGTTACAGTATTTAAAAGGTACAATAAATTATATAGATCAATTTATAAATAGTATCAAAAAGAAACAACAAGAATCTAAAGAAGATATGAAAGAAGCTTATGAGGTTTTAGACTTTCTAGATAGTAGTCAAAGCTATATTACGATATTAGTAAATGCTAGATATTTAGATAAATCATCTGAAACTATAAATAAAGTGACAAAAGCTAGAGACAAACCATATTTTAGTAGGATTGATTTTAAAGATGATAGGGATGAACAACCTACATCTTATTATATAGGTAAACTATCTTTATTTAAGGATGATAATGAACCGTTAATTATTGATTGGAGATCACCAGTAGCAAGCCTATACTATGATGGAAGAATAGGAGAAGTCTCCTATGAAGCAGAGGAAGGGACTATAACAGGTAATTTATCATTAAAAAGACAATATACTATTGAAGATGGAGAGTTACAAGACTTTTTTGATGTTGATATAACTACAAATGACGAACTTTTACAAGCATCACTTCGAGATACTAGAGATGATAAATTAAAAGATATAGTATCTACTATTCAAAGAGAACAAAATAAGATCATTCGTGCTGACCTAACTAAACCGTTAATTGTTCAAGGGGCAGCAGGTAGTGGTAAAACTACTATAGCACTACATAGGATAGCTTATTTAATTTATACCTATGAAAAATCTTTTGACCCTAATAATTTTATGATTATAGCACCTAATAATCTTTTTTTAGATTATATTTCAGATGTTTTACCAGAGCTAGGAGTAGAAGATGCTAGGCAAACTACTTTTACAGATTTTTGTTTAGATCTACTTAATTTACAAGGTAAAGTAACTGTTACTGAATTAAATGAAAAGTTATCTATAATACTAGAAGAAAAAGATGTAGGTTTACTAAGATGGAGCTCTTTTTTCAAAGGTTCTTTTAAGTTTAAAGGACTCATAGATAATTATCTCAAAGATGTAAAAGAAAATATGTTACCAAAGGAAGATATTTTACTCGAAGAGTATACCTTAATGTCACAAGATGAGCTAACTAACGCTTTTTACAATGAATATAATTATCTACCTATTCATAAACGGTTTGATCAGATAAAAAAGAAACTATCTTCTCGTGCTAAACAAAAAAAGGAACTAATTATAGAGTCTGTTAAAGAAGAATATGAAAAGATAATTTCTAAAGCAAGAAAAGAAGAAGGTAGTGAAAAAGCAGTATCACTTATGGATGAACGAGATGAAAAGATAGAACGTATTAAAGCAGGTGCTAAAAAAGTTTCACAAAACTTTTCTAAAAATATTAAAAAACAAAATGCCTTTAATCATTACAAAAAGATTTTAAAGGATAAAGAGTTACTTAAAAAATACTCAGAAGAAGAGATAGAAGATAAAAAAGCAGAGTATATGGCTGAAACTGCTAAAAAATCATTTAAGAAAAAAGAACTTGAATCTGAAGACTTAGCACCACTGCTTTATTTAAAAGCACAGTTAGAAGGCTTTAAAGAAACAATTGAAAGTAGTAATGTGATAATAGATGAAGCGCAAGATTTTAATCTTTTTGAGTTTTATGTATTAAAACATGTTTTAAAAACTGATAACTTTACATTACTTGGTGATATATCACAAGGTGTTCATGGCTATAGAGGGATAAGTAACTGGGAAGAAGTTAACAAAACTATCTTTTCTAATGAAGCTACAAGCCTAACATTAAAACAAAGTTACAGAACAACAGTTGAGATAATGGAGCTATCTAATAATGTATTAAAAAAAGGAGTAGGAAACGAATCAATATTAGCAGAACCTGTAGTAAGACATGGCGAGAAGCCAATAGTCAATGTAGTTACCCAAAAGGATAATTTGATTGATGGCCTTAAGAAAAAGATACTTGAGTTACAAGAACAAGGATATGCTTCTATAGCTATTATAGGTAAAACATTAACTGAATGTAAAAAGATTCATGAGTTATTAGACATGAAAGATATTACATTACTAAGTGGTAAAGAAGCAGAATATCAAGGCGGTGTAGTAATTGTACCTTCATATGCTGCTAAAGGTTTAGAGTTTGATGCAGTAACAATAGTTAGTCTAGATGAAGCTTTTTATGAAACTGAATTAGATGCAAAACTTTTATATGTTGCAATGACACGAGCTATCCATAATTTAAGTACATTTACTATGATGGATCAACTAACTTCATACTTTGATGACTAA
- a CDS encoding class I SAM-dependent methyltransferase, translating to MTVRSCKICYSSAYPFQDEKFQHTYYYCQNCEFIFLDEKHIVSSKKEVEVYERHDNNFQNKGYVKMFERFIESNIKPFEDKLKTALDFGCGPGPVLAEMLRQRGIEVDIYDLYFYPEKVYEHKSYDLITSTEVFEHLEDPVKTTKLLKTHLNHGGYLAIMTRFHPRSTIEFNKWFYRIDPTHIAFYQPKTFEVIADKLGMKLVQYDSTDSLVLKKI from the coding sequence TTGACAGTCCGTTCTTGTAAGATTTGTTATTCTAGTGCTTATCCATTTCAAGATGAAAAGTTTCAACATACATATTACTACTGCCAAAACTGTGAGTTTATTTTTTTAGATGAAAAACATATAGTTTCATCTAAAAAAGAGGTAGAAGTTTATGAAAGACATGATAATAACTTTCAAAATAAAGGGTATGTTAAAATGTTTGAAAGATTTATAGAAAGTAATATCAAACCTTTTGAAGATAAACTAAAAACTGCTTTAGATTTTGGTTGTGGACCAGGGCCGGTACTTGCTGAAATGCTTCGTCAAAGAGGAATTGAAGTAGATATTTACGATTTGTATTTTTACCCAGAAAAAGTTTATGAACATAAGAGTTATGATCTTATAACTAGTACAGAAGTTTTTGAACACTTAGAAGATCCAGTTAAAACTACAAAGTTACTTAAGACTCATCTGAATCACGGTGGCTATCTTGCTATTATGACTCGTTTTCATCCTAGAAGTACAATTGAGTTTAACAAGTGGTTTTATAGAATTGATCCAACTCATATTGCGTTCTATCAACCAAAAACCTTTGAAGTGATAGCTGATAAGCTAGGGATGAAATTAGTTCAATATGACAGTACAGACTCTTTAGTTTTAAAAAAGATTTGA
- a CDS encoding glucose dehydrogenase, with amino-acid sequence MPHTINKPSQYIVIGIMSGFFSGMVMASIMWGGWLLPALGLLITRVSLYYGFLVIFMLTVVVGGVYGYFVRDKIPSIGQALGYGVLIGIVLWILGPVVFIPIALGFPPLFAEIDQHALSFFAFLIYGLGLTSIYQVWIGETSGKVKWVIPWVMIVIGIVSVPVLLRSAMTTGPENLDVEDGYEVEVVAKNFTYPTSLTFDEKGDVYVAEAGYSYGGKETTPQIIKLDPDGTNIEVIEEDFNGPINGLKYHEDYLYISHRGTITKMTPEGDEREDIITDLPSYGDHHNNEIVFCNEGYMYFGQGSATNAGVVGEDNFMYDWLEDHPDFHDIPPVDITLRGENFKSLDLSSPDPTEEEETGAFSPFGTTTEAGQQIEGETPGNAAIYRADPNNDYELELKAWGLRNPYGLTFDNDDNLYASVLGYDDRGSRAIKNSPDWIYEIEEDGFYGWPDYAGEYPVYDTIFKSDRGEKRDMLLEDPPEPEIPVVELPNHYSPMKIAYNDEFSDDGDLFVAIFGDGEPMTGEVEQPVPAQIKVVDTETGDYTPFIENQDGPRAGRYGQGLNRPIGVKFDPKNEYLYFLDFGVFEFMDMTPNPIPNTGVLWRVSKT; translated from the coding sequence TTGCCTCATACAATAAATAAACCCTCCCAATATATAGTTATTGGTATTATGTCAGGTTTCTTTTCTGGTATGGTTATGGCCTCTATTATGTGGGGTGGTTGGTTACTTCCGGCATTAGGCCTTTTAATAACAAGGGTCAGCCTATATTACGGATTTCTAGTAATATTTATGTTAACAGTAGTTGTAGGAGGAGTGTATGGGTATTTTGTTAGAGATAAGATACCGTCTATAGGTCAAGCATTAGGATATGGAGTATTAATAGGTATTGTTCTTTGGATACTCGGACCTGTGGTTTTTATACCAATTGCTTTAGGATTTCCACCTCTATTTGCTGAAATTGATCAACATGCCTTGTCATTTTTTGCGTTTTTAATATATGGGTTAGGTCTTACTAGCATTTATCAGGTATGGATAGGTGAAACCTCTGGTAAAGTTAAATGGGTTATTCCCTGGGTAATGATTGTGATTGGTATTGTTTCAGTCCCCGTTCTACTTAGAAGTGCGATGACAACAGGTCCAGAAAACTTAGATGTTGAAGATGGTTATGAAGTGGAAGTAGTAGCAAAGAACTTTACCTATCCAACAAGTTTAACCTTTGATGAAAAAGGAGATGTATATGTAGCTGAAGCTGGTTATAGCTATGGTGGAAAAGAAACTACTCCACAGATAATTAAACTAGACCCTGATGGTACTAATATAGAGGTTATCGAAGAAGATTTTAATGGTCCTATAAATGGTCTTAAATATCATGAAGATTATTTATATATATCCCATAGAGGGACTATTACTAAGATGACACCTGAAGGTGATGAGCGAGAAGATATTATAACTGACCTTCCCTCCTATGGAGATCATCACAATAATGAAATAGTATTTTGTAATGAAGGATATATGTATTTTGGGCAAGGCTCAGCAACTAATGCTGGGGTAGTAGGTGAAGATAATTTCATGTATGATTGGTTAGAGGATCACCCAGATTTTCATGATATTCCACCTGTAGATATTACACTACGAGGTGAAAACTTTAAATCCTTAGACTTAAGTTCACCTGATCCTACAGAAGAAGAAGAAACAGGAGCTTTTTCACCTTTTGGCACTACAACAGAAGCAGGTCAACAAATAGAGGGAGAGACCCCTGGAAATGCAGCTATTTATAGAGCTGATCCAAATAATGACTATGAACTAGAGTTAAAAGCTTGGGGTCTAAGAAATCCCTATGGTCTAACCTTTGATAATGATGATAACCTATATGCATCAGTATTAGGTTATGATGATAGAGGTAGTAGAGCTATTAAAAACTCACCTGATTGGATATATGAAATAGAGGAAGATGGATTTTATGGTTGGCCTGATTATGCAGGTGAATATCCTGTCTATGATACTATTTTTAAAAGCGATAGAGGCGAGAAACGTGATATGCTATTAGAAGATCCACCAGAACCAGAAATACCAGTAGTAGAACTACCTAATCATTATTCACCTATGAAAATAGCATACAATGATGAATTTAGTGATGATGGAGATCTTTTTGTAGCTATTTTTGGAGATGGTGAGCCCATGACAGGTGAAGTAGAACAACCTGTTCCGGCTCAAATTAAAGTAGTAGATACAGAAACAGGTGATTATACACCATTTATTGAAAATCAAGATGGCCCTAGAGCAGGTAGGTATGGGCAAGGACTAAACCGTCCTATAGGAGTAAAATTTGATCCAAAAAATGAATATCTTTACTTTCTAGATTTTGGGGTATTTGAGTTTATGGATATGACGCCTAATCCAATACCAAATACAGGAGTTCTTTGGAGAGTATCAAAGACTTAA